The genomic interval ctcagctgtgccGGTGTGGACAGGGCTCACCGGGACCCGATCAATCTCCGTGGCCCGGCGGGAGGGACGCTCAGTGGGGACTGCGGGCAGAGATGCTCTGAGCCCTGGAAATGGCACAGGCAGCGCTGGGAGCTGAGCCACGGCCCCGGTCCCTGCTTCCTAACACCCTCTCTGTCCCACAGGGTCCCTGGACGCCCCGCTCGGCGCCCGCACCACGGTGCAGGATGGGTGCTGTGGCGGTGCCGCCGGCGGCCGCCTGCATCCTGCTGGCCCTGCTCCCTGTGGCCGGCGGACAGACCACCCCTCCCTCCGGCTGCAGCAAGGACCTCTCCTCCCTCTACTACAACCTCTGCGACCTCTCGGCGGCGTGGGGCATCGTGCTGGAGGCCGTGGCCAGCCTCGGCGTGGTGACCAGCTTCGTGCTCACCATCGTCCTAGTGGCCAGCCTGCCCTTCGTGCAGGACCCCCAGAAGAAGAGCCTGGTGGCCACGCAGGTCTTCTTTCTTCTGGGCACCTTCGGGCTCTTCTGCCTGACGTTCGACTTCATCGTGGGGCCGGATTTCTCCACCTGCACCTCCCGCCGCTTCCTCTTCGGCGTTCTCTTCGGCAtctgcttctcctgccttctGGCGCATGCCGTGGCCCTCAACTTCTTGGTGCGGAGGAACCGGGGCCCACGGGGCTGGGTGACGCTGGCGGTGGCCCTGCTCCTCGCCTTGGTGGAGGTCATCATCAACGCCGAGTGGCTCATCATCACGGTGGCGCGGCAGGAGGGTGGCTCCCCGGACCCTTGCCGGCTGGAGGACGCTGACTTCGTCATGGCACTCATCTACGTCATGTTCCTGCTGGTGGCCGCCTTCGGCACCGCCTGGCCAGCCCTCTGCGGCCGCTACGGCCGCTGGCGCAAGCACGGCGCCTTCATCCTGGCCACCACCGGCCTCTCCGTGGCCATTTGGGTGGCGTGGACGGCGATGTACCTCTATGGGAACCAGCAAGTGGGCGAGAAGCCCGGCTGGGATGACCCCACGCTGGCCATCGCGCTGGTCTCCAACGCCTgcgccttcctcctcctctacGTCATCCCCGAGGTGACGCACGTGACGCGGCGGGGACCCGAGCAGGCCTTCGAGGACGACGTCTACCCCACGCGTGGGGTGGGCTACGAGACCATCCTCAAGGAGCAGAAGTCGCAGAGCATGTTTGTGGAGAACAAAGCCTTCTCCATGGACGAGCCCTCCTTCGGTAGGCACCGAGGCTCACCGGGGACCCTCTTGCCCCACGGCGGGGCTGGCGGagggcaccggcaccggggcTGGCAGCGATGGGCAGGCGGCGAGACGTCTGGCCGTGACCCGCCCGGGATTGACGCCTGCCCGTTGTTGTGGCTCCCAAAAACTCGCTGGGCTGGGTCTACCAGTTTGGGCTGAGCTCAGCAGTGGCAGGGGTGCTTCCTCCCCGGCATGGGGTGCCCGCGGCTCCTGGCCCTCCGCCCCGGGCAGCCACTCCGCCACGTTTCTTCCTAATAGGGGAAGCGTTGCCATCGCGGCGGCACCGGCAAGACCCTACAATAACACGGGGTGGTGTCAGCTCACCCCAATGAGGACCGGCGGGCGGgcaccagccctgccccagcaaagGTGTCTGCAGCCCACAGGGCAGGGTGGGCGCTCCCGAGCGGCACCCACACCACCCTGCCTCCCGAGAGACCCTACAATAACAAATCCCGGCCGGGCAGGGGCTGTGCCGGGAGCGCGGTGATGCAAACCCTGGGGACATCCCTCCTGTTCCCCGGGAAAGGCGCAGAGCAGCCGGCTGCCGAGTCAGCTCATTAAACCTGCTAATGaggagcagctccctggttGGGGTGGCTCTGTGATACCCGCCCCCGCCCTTCACCATCCCCATCTCTTTGCAGCCAAGAAGCCGGTGTCCCCGTACAGTGGCTACAACGGCCAGCTGCTGACCAGCGTCTACCAGCCCACCGAGATGGCTCTGATGCACAAGGGTCCGGTAAGCGCGATGCCGCGCGGCACCGCCGGCCAGCCGGGCTTTCTGGGGGTGGCCGCATCCTGCCTGAGGGATGGGCTTTCAACCGGAGCGGCCGGTCCAGGGGCCAGGGTgtgggggggctctgggggtgCCTCCCCTCGCCCCCATGTCCCAAGGACCGCTGTaacagggtgctggggggggttaCCCCTCACCTTCCTCCCCCGGGacgctgcggggctgggggtgctccCGGTGCCGCTACAGCCTCCCCGTGTCTGCCCCTCAGACCGAAGGTCCCTATGACGTGATCCTGCCCCGCGCCTCCACCGCCAGCCCGGCGGCCGGCAGCGCCAGCTCCACGCTACGAGCCGAGGACGCCTTCGCGGCGCAGGCCCGGCACGCCGGCGCCCAGCGGGACGGCAGGAGCTGCCAGGTGGGTTAATGTGCAACACGGCGGGCGGGAGAGCGGGCACCGAGGTCCAGCCTACGGCTGGGGGCAAAGTCCGTCCCCGCTGCAgcgtctcccgtgggagggcaggggcagggatgGCTCTGCCCGGCACGCCAGAGCCCCGGGGTGAGTCAGGCTGCGCCTCCCCACCGGTGCCAGAGCCGGGTCTGCCGGCCCGTGCCGCAATCCTGCTGCCGCCACCATGCCACCCCAGTGCCATCCCGCTCTGCCCGCAGGTGCAGTCCCCGTACGGCAGGAACCGGTGGTGATGCCCCCGTGGCACGGGTCCTGCAGCGCCGGCACAGCCGCGGCCCCGCCGTCCCGCTCCTGAGGTCTCGCCAAgcctcctcccgccccgccgcgtACATCCCACCCCGTCCAGCGGCCGGAGCCGGTTCCTGCGTGGGGGACGCCCGGACACAGTCCTGGAGCCACACTCCTGCCTGCCCGTCCCGCCTGGCCGCAGCACCCGcaagctgccagctctgcccgGACCCCCGCATCCCTGCCGCTGTTCCCTGCCGCGAGGACCGGCTCCCGCGGGGTCACCCCGAGTCGTCCCCTCGCTGCCTTCGTGACGCACGGACACCCTGTCCCCCCTGGGCCAGGGACCATCTGCTGCCGGGGAGCCGGTGGGACTcctgcccggggctgccccccagCGCTGAGCCCCCAGTTCCACGCTGATCCTCGCCAGCCCCGGGGACGTCGCAGGCCCTGAGCCGAGTCGGCACCATCCCGCTGCAGGGCACAAGGTGATGCAAAGCTGTCCCCAGCTCTGGCTCCCGCTgcgcctcagtttccccattgctggggaagggggggggctgctCGGGGTCTGGGGGATCAGTGccttgctggggctggggaacCCGGCCCCCCGCAGCTCCGGCCGCCTTTTCGGTGCCTTCCCCCCTCGGGGCTCGGGGAACCCTCccggggagcagggagggagctgggccCCTCGCCCTCCTCGTGGCTTTCTCTgttgttcttcctcttccccctctttttcAGGTCAGCCCCaataaaggtgtttttttcctacGCGGTGCTGTAGCAGGCGGCCCACGATGGGGAGGGGGTACCCGGCCGTGCCGCCGGCTGCTCCCGCATCCCTGACCTCGCCGCAGCCAAGGGCTTCCGCCGCGGTGCCGGCGGGCTCAGCCCCGCATCCCCCTCCTGGGGGCTGACACGGAGCAAGGGGGGGCTCAGAGCAGGGCCCTCAGCATCCCGCAGCCCCTGTTCCGTGTCCCCCCCGCGGCAGCGTGTGCCGGGGCCAGGCACACAGATGGGGCCGCTGGGCCGGGAGCCGGCAGCCTCGGCAGGGCAGGGAACACGGGACCGGCAGCCCACGGGCAGATGGGCTGCCTGGCGGGAAGCGGCACGGCGCGGAGGACGTGCCAAGGTCGGGGGCGGTTTCTCCTGCTCAGATTGCCTTTCCCCTCCACAGCGATTTCTCCTACCGGGCAGGAAGCCTGCGGCCGCGGCCAACAATGCCATGAATTATTCAAGGGCTGAAATGGCTCCGTGGGGGCAGGCGGCTGACCTGGTCTCCTTGAGCCGGAGCCGGGCTGGCGGCGGTGGGTTTGCCCGTGGCTGCAAGCACGAGCGCCGCGCACGGCCACGGCGCCCGCGCGAGGGTCGCACGAGCGAGGGTTTGGCACCTGCGACGTCCCGGCCGTGCCCTTGCCAGCCGGCACGTGCCCACGCTCCTGGCTCCGGGGACACGGCGGGGCAGGCGCAGCCCTGAAGGCCGGGGACGGCTGCGGGAACTGGCTGTTTGCAGCAGGATCTggccgtgccccccccctccgggGCTATGCTGCGTCACCCATGTTTACCTGGCACTAGCCGGCAGCAGGGAGATCTCCAAGCAGCACCAGGCACTCGACGTCCCCGAGGCTGCCGCCACCGCAATGCTCCCTCCTCCCGGCTGCTGGCACCGCACGGCACAGCGGGGCCCCAGCGTGTGCCCCCCCAACAAAGGTACATCGCCTGCAAGCCCAGCCCTGAGCCAGGCTGGTGTGCCCAGCCACGGTGGGGCAGAGCCTGGCATTCCCGGGGTGCGAGGAGAGAGGTGACAGCCCCGGGGACAGCAGAGTCACCTGAAAAACGAGGAGCAAAGACTCTGTCCCCATTCTGCTCTGGCAGAGGACACCAGAGTTGCCGGTGCCTCCGCTACCCATGTccggccccagcccctccgGAAGCCTGGGATCCCACCGGCTGCCATCAGCGTCAGCCGCAGAGCcggggccggccccgctccAACAGGCAACGCTTTGTGCAGGCACAGCGGCACAGGGGCTGCCGAACAGCACTGCCTTTGTCCCGTGCAGGTGAAGCCACCGTGCCGGCCTCACGGGCAGACGTGGGCCACCCTGTGCCGGGAGCAGCCCCCTGGATCCCTCCCCAAGGACCGGGAGCTGGGGGGCTGTCAGCCCCGGGTGGGGTACATGCCAGGTCTGGATTGCTCGGGGTCTCGCGGCTGCGCCGCATGGCACGGGATTGGTGTGGGTGCAGCGATGGGGCTGTGACACCATCCCTGGTAGCAGGGAGGGCACCGCGGTCACCGTGACCTGGGGTATCagccagggacaggcagggatgTGGGCAGCACCGGGCTGGGTGGTGATGCCAAGGGCAGGGGTGAGCATGGTTGGGGACTAAGGGCTCACGCAGCATCCCTGAGCAGTGACAACGGAGGAGTGACACGGTGCAGGCGAGTCCTACGGACTGCAGGATCCTCCGCGTCCTCGGGGCTCGGCTTGCTCTCCTCCAACCGGGAGCCAGGGTGGGAGCCGGAGGTGTCATGGCCAGGCACTGGACTCTCCCCCCGAGACTGAACAACAAGGGTCCTGCCCGCAACCAGAGCCCTGCCAGGGCCAGCCGGCAGCCAGTGACAGTGACAACAGGCCCGCTGCGGGCCGGGACTGCCATCTGCCGGCACGCCTGCCGGCACAGCCACGCGCACACCGGCACAGCCGTGTCCCTTCCCGGCTGCCACGCAGGAAGGAATCCGGACAGGTCAGGGAGGCACAGCCGCGCTCACGCCATTAGCACTCAACGGCAGTTTTACTACAAGCAGGTTTGTGGCACTGCAGCGGCCTCAGCTCCGGCGCCGAGCACGTAGGGTGCCCCGAGCTGAGGTgcggggctgtggggagccCCAGGGCTCAGCAACAGAAGAGCAGCAATGAGGACAACTATCCCCCCTCAAGTCCTGGGGTCCCGTGCTGCCTGCATGCTGCCTGCACACCCTCGTTGGGACCAGGGAggcccagctcctccaggctgGGCTCAGTGGGGGACCCTGCGTCGGGCCTGGGCGCTCCCCTGTGCCGCCTCCCGCTGCTGCTGTTTGCGCCTCTGGATGTCCCTGTAAGCCTGGATGACACGCGCTCTCTCCTCCTCCACGATGCGCCGGCGAGCCATCGACACCGGCGCTGCCGGGGACGCCTGGCTCTGGCCCAGGCGAGACGTCAGGAGGAGCCGCTTCCGTCCAGCCTGCGGGAAGAGACGGGACAGCTCAGGGAGGATGAAGGATGAAGAAGCCAGGACAGGGCTCCAAGGAACTGTCAGCAGGAGGCTGAGGCCACTGCTGCCCTTCCAGGCCTGATTTCCAGCCCGAGGGAGTGAGATGACCGGGATGAAGCCCAGACCTGCGGGTACCCAAGGGCACAGCCGAGGGGCAGGAGGCATTGCCCCCCACAGCTCACCTGCTCTGCAGGGCCCTGGCCCCTGGGCCGCGAGGGTGATGGTGGGCGGCTGCGTAACCACTTCACCGAACGCCACTGTGTCTaagagagagaagcaggcaCCGGCATCAGGCAGGAGCTCCCCCGGGACGCGCCGCTCCAGCTTGCCCCCACCTCTCCACGcgctgccggggcagggggtgaCTCCAGCCACCCCGCTGCGCCAGACCCACCTTGGAACAGGCTCTTCTCCAGCATggcctctttcttctcctccttcttcttccgAGCTTTTTCTAGTTTCTTATTCTGAAACCTGAAGAGCTGCGTTATGACCGGACAGGGAGCAAGTAAGCGAGTTCCTACCCCATGGGATTCCCCCCAAAACCTGGGGCCCCACACCTCTCCccacagctccagcccagcagcagggtgaAGCAGGTCTGTGGCTCCAGTCCCAGGCCCCATGGAGATGAGGTCCACAGCCCTCCGCCCGCACCCCCAGTCGCTGCCGGATGCCAGACCTATGCTGCAGCACCGGCGAAAGCACCCGCCAGGTACCCAGAACCAGGCTGGGGCACAGGCCTGGGGTGACCCagtccagccccagcagccatGGTGGCCTTGCTctcactctttctttctcttggaCTTCTCCGGTGCTGTCGCCTCCTTCTCAGGCTCCCGCTGCAGCTGGTTCTTGGTGAGGAAGAGGACGCGCTGCACCTCCTGCTCCATGCGGCAGACATAGGAGCGCTCCgactcccccttccccctcctgaATTTGGGCACGGGGATGTCCCCCTGGGCCTCGGGGCCCTTTGACttgggctgctgcttcttctctAGGAGAGACGGGTGACATTACTGCAGCAGTGACAATCTGGGGGTTCCCCTTcccctggcagggcagggatgggacatcACCGGGGGGAGCAGCGTGTCCCACTGCAGGATCCGGCTGCCTCCAGCTACACCACTGCGGGCTCCTCGGCCGGGCAGCCCTGCTCGGACCAGCTCCGCATCCCACCTGCCGCCCGCCTCTTCCCGGGATTGGGGCGCTTCATGGCCTCACGGCTCCTGATGAGCTCCCGCAGGCGGAAGGGGATCTCCTGCTCGTCGGGGTGCTTGGGCTTCATGTTGTccaccttcttctccttcctgggAGAGAATAAACATGGTGTGAGACCTGCACTGAAACACCGGGACACGGGAGCAGTGGGACACAGCGACCTGGGCACCGAGAC from Aquila chrysaetos chrysaetos chromosome 5, bAquChr1.4, whole genome shotgun sequence carries:
- the GPRC5C gene encoding G-protein coupled receptor family C group 5 member C, translated to MGAVAVPPAAACILLALLPVAGGQTTPPSGCSKDLSSLYYNLCDLSAAWGIVLEAVASLGVVTSFVLTIVLVASLPFVQDPQKKSLVATQVFFLLGTFGLFCLTFDFIVGPDFSTCTSRRFLFGVLFGICFSCLLAHAVALNFLVRRNRGPRGWVTLAVALLLALVEVIINAEWLIITVARQEGGSPDPCRLEDADFVMALIYVMFLLVAAFGTAWPALCGRYGRWRKHGAFILATTGLSVAIWVAWTAMYLYGNQQVGEKPGWDDPTLAIALVSNACAFLLLYVIPEVTHVTRRGPEQAFEDDVYPTRGVGYETILKEQKSQSMFVENKAFSMDEPSFAKKPVSPYSGYNGQLLTSVYQPTEMALMHKGPTEGPYDVILPRASTASPAAGSASSTLRAEDAFAAQARHAGAQRDGRSCQVQSPYGRNRW
- the CCDC137 gene encoding LOW QUALITY PROTEIN: coiled-coil domain-containing protein 137 (The sequence of the model RefSeq protein was modified relative to this genomic sequence to represent the inferred CDS: deleted 1 base in 1 codon) yields the protein MGRGPGPGPGRGRRQGPGSAQRSGQGPAPGRGPAAPRRGRKEKKVDNMKPKHPDEQEIPFRLRELIRSREAMKRPNPGKRRAAEKKQQPKSKGPEAQGDIPVPKFRRGKGESERSYVCRMEQEVQRVLFLTKNQLQREPEKEATAPEKSKRKKEFQNKKLEKARKKKEEKKEAMLEKSLFQDTVAFGEVVTQPPTITSRPRGQGPAEQAGRKRLLLTSRLGQSQASPAAPVSMARRRIVEEERARVIQAYRDIQRRKQQQREAAQGSAQARRRVPH